In a genomic window of Magnolia sinica isolate HGM2019 chromosome 16, MsV1, whole genome shotgun sequence:
- the LOC131228796 gene encoding LOW QUALITY PROTEIN: uncharacterized protein LOC131228796 (The sequence of the model RefSeq protein was modified relative to this genomic sequence to represent the inferred CDS: inserted 1 base in 1 codon), which produces MTVAEYENRFTELARYAPLILADQPMRMQRFSKGTEEPALDEARGNNPPPVKLSGKWAHNLHDPEHGCLLIATKKLDGVHIFEHTVILLLSTGPIGSXGIILNRPCLMSIKETRSTDLDVAGIFSDKPLFFGGPLEEGLFLVGNQNGGDDQVGRSGVFDEMMKDLYYGTKESVGCAAKMVKRNVVGLGDFRFFDGYYGWEKDQLKEEIRAGYWNVAACSLNVIRLSNVGSAGLWEEILGLMRERKVW; this is translated from the exons ATGACAGTGgcggagtatgagaacaggttcacagagctggccagatatgctccgcTGATATTAGCAGACCAACCGATGCGAATGCAGCGATTTTCTAAGG GGACAGAAGAGCCTGCCCTCGATGAAGCCAGGGGGAATAATCCTCCTCCAGTCAAGCTCAGCGGGAAGTGGGCCCACAACCTCCATGATCCAGAACATGGCTGCTTACTCATCGCAACAAAGAAGCTTGATGGGGTCCATATCTTTGAACATACCGTCATTCTCCTCTTGTCGACAGGTCCAATTGGGT ATGGCATCATACTCAACCGTCCATGCCTCATGTCAATCAAGGAGACAAGATCAACAGACCTAGATGTTGCGGGCATATTCTCGGATAAACCAttattttttggtgggccactggaGGAGGGGCTATTCTTGGTGGGCAATCAGAATGGGGGTGACGATCAGGTTGGCAGGAGTGGGGTGTTTGATGAGATGATGAAGGATTTGTATTATGGGACAAAGGAGAGTGTGGGATGTGCTGCTAAGATGGTGAAGAGGAATGTAGTTGGATTAGGGGACTTCAGGTTCTTTGATGGGTATTATGGGTGGGAGAAAGACCAATTAAAGGAGGAGATTAGAGCTGGATATTGGAATGTGGCTGCTTGTAGCCTGAATGTAATTAGGCTGTCTAACGTTGGGAGCGCAGGCCTATGGGAAGAAATTTTGGGTCTGATGAGGGAGAGAAAAGTATGGTGA